The following coding sequences are from one Candidatus Nitrohelix vancouverensis window:
- the shc gene encoding squalene--hopene cyclase produces MDSETIKRLETAIEKSRTFFLSQQYPEGYWVDELESNATITAEYIFFMHFMGRVDSVKMEKCANYLLKKQREDGSWPLFYGGACDINSTVESYLALKMAGIPVDRPEMLKAREAIFANGGIAKTRVFTKIFLAMLGQSSWDFVPAVPVEIVLLPNCSPFNIYEMSSWSRGTVVPLSVVCAYRPVFELPAEKGIAELFREEDRDLSIQPTGPAFSSWRNTFIYMDRFIKFLASFNVKPLRKKALKAAERWILDHQEDEGDFAGIQPAMFNSMLALHYMGYPDDHPALVKGFEAIERFELSWDDQLGFQACVSPLWDTAIGINALLDSGMSPDDPALVKGGEWILTKQVVKPGDWKVKNPDAEPGGWAFEFYNECYPDNDDTAEILIALDRLDLPDHRHKLAECQRAMTWLLSMQSKNGGWGAFDMDNDLQLLNEIPFADHKAMLDEPTADVTGRILWCLGRLGFSREHPQVRRALEFVRKMQEPDGCWWGRWGVNYIYGTFLVTNGLRSMGEDMTQPYLRKTVDWLVAHQNEDGGWGETCDSYADPSLRGQGESSCSQTAWAMLGLMALGEGQGEAMRKGAEFLMKRQLDETGSWYEPQFTGTGFPVHFYIKYHMYQHFFPLMALSRYRNELTGVGNEEKR; encoded by the coding sequence ATGGACTCTGAAACGATCAAGCGCCTGGAAACGGCGATTGAAAAATCCCGAACCTTCTTTTTATCGCAACAGTATCCTGAGGGCTACTGGGTGGACGAACTGGAATCGAACGCCACCATCACGGCGGAATATATCTTTTTCATGCATTTTATGGGAAGGGTGGATTCTGTCAAGATGGAAAAGTGCGCGAACTATCTGCTGAAAAAGCAGAGGGAGGATGGAAGCTGGCCTTTGTTTTACGGCGGAGCCTGCGACATCAATTCGACGGTGGAATCCTATCTGGCCCTGAAAATGGCGGGGATTCCGGTGGACCGACCGGAAATGCTCAAGGCGCGCGAGGCGATTTTCGCCAATGGCGGCATCGCAAAAACGCGGGTCTTCACCAAAATTTTTCTGGCGATGCTGGGGCAAAGCTCCTGGGATTTCGTCCCGGCGGTTCCGGTGGAGATCGTTCTGCTTCCCAACTGTTCTCCTTTCAATATCTATGAGATGTCGAGCTGGTCGCGCGGAACGGTGGTTCCGCTGTCGGTGGTGTGCGCCTATCGTCCGGTGTTTGAACTGCCGGCGGAGAAGGGCATTGCGGAATTGTTTCGCGAAGAGGATCGGGATCTGTCGATTCAGCCCACGGGCCCGGCCTTCAGCTCATGGCGCAATACTTTTATCTACATGGATCGTTTTATTAAGTTTTTGGCTTCCTTTAACGTGAAACCCTTGCGCAAAAAAGCCCTGAAAGCGGCGGAGCGCTGGATACTGGATCATCAGGAGGACGAGGGCGATTTCGCCGGCATTCAGCCTGCCATGTTCAATTCCATGCTGGCCCTGCATTACATGGGTTATCCCGACGATCATCCGGCTCTGGTCAAGGGCTTTGAAGCGATCGAGCGTTTCGAACTGAGCTGGGACGACCAACTCGGATTCCAGGCTTGCGTTTCTCCCTTGTGGGACACGGCGATCGGTATCAACGCCTTGCTGGATTCGGGGATGTCGCCCGATGATCCGGCGCTGGTCAAGGGCGGCGAATGGATATTGACAAAGCAGGTGGTCAAGCCGGGCGACTGGAAGGTGAAAAATCCTGACGCCGAGCCGGGCGGCTGGGCCTTCGAATTTTATAATGAGTGTTACCCCGATAACGACGACACGGCGGAAATCCTGATCGCGCTGGACCGGCTGGATTTGCCCGATCACCGGCATAAATTGGCGGAGTGTCAACGCGCGATGACCTGGTTGCTCAGCATGCAGAGCAAAAACGGCGGCTGGGGCGCTTTTGATATGGACAACGATCTGCAATTGCTCAACGAAATCCCTTTCGCGGATCACAAGGCGATGCTGGACGAACCGACAGCGGACGTGACGGGTCGGATTTTATGGTGTCTGGGGCGGCTCGGGTTCTCGCGAGAGCATCCGCAGGTTCGCCGCGCTCTGGAGTTTGTGCGCAAGATGCAGGAGCCGGACGGTTGCTGGTGGGGACGCTGGGGCGTCAACTATATTTATGGAACCTTTCTGGTGACGAACGGACTGCGCTCTATGGGCGAGGACATGACGCAACCGTATTTACGCAAGACAGTCGATTGGCTGGTCGCGCATCAGAACGAGGACGGCGGCTGGGGCGAAACCTGCGACAGCTACGCCGATCCTTCCCTGCGCGGTCAGGGTGAAAGCTCTTGTTCGCAGACGGCCTGGGCGATGCTGGGTTTGATGGCGCTTGGAGAAGGGCAGGGCGAAGCGATGCGCAAGGGCGCGGAGTTTTTGATGAAGCGTCAGCTCGACGAGACGGGTTCCTGGTACGAACCGCAGTTCACCGGAACGGGATTTCCCGTTCATTTTTACATCAAATACCATATGTATCAGCATTTCTTTCCGCTGATGGCTTTGTCCAGATATCGTAATGAATTGACGGGCGTTGGTAACGAAGAGAAGCGTTGA
- the rplM gene encoding 50S ribosomal protein L13, whose translation MTLASRTISVQQKDIVKNWVLIDAEGQSLGKVAAKAASIIRGKTKPTFTPHMDTGDNVIVINASKIRLTGKKWNDKIYYRHTGFPGGIKSRTAQEMFDRKPASLIKEAVFGMLPKNRLGRTLKTNIRVYDGSDHPHTSQNPENVTL comes from the coding sequence ATGACACTTGCTTCCCGAACGATTTCTGTTCAACAGAAAGATATTGTAAAAAATTGGGTCCTGATCGACGCCGAAGGGCAGTCGCTGGGAAAAGTCGCCGCAAAGGCCGCCTCCATTATCCGAGGCAAAACCAAACCCACATTCACCCCTCATATGGACACCGGCGATAACGTGATCGTTATCAACGCGTCCAAGATTCGTTTGACGGGAAAGAAATGGAACGACAAGATTTACTACCGACACACCGGTTTTCCGGGCGGTATCAAATCGCGAACCGCGCAGGAAATGTTCGATCGCAAACCCGCAAGCCTGATCAAGGAAGCCGTTTTCGGCATGCTTCCCAAAAATCGGCTGGGACGAACGCTTAAAACCAACATCCGAGTATACGACGGGAGCGATCATCCGCACACCTCGCAGAACCCGGAAAACGTAACTCTCTAA
- a CDS encoding adenosine kinase, with protein MNYDLVGIGNALVDLEAKVDDAFIQQYSLVKGGMTLASPQDQNTILKALDGKTEKISSGGSAANTLHGFSVLGGKSYYLGRVANDDYGQLYTEDMTECGVGFPGPDGEPEETGTCVVLITPDSERTMLTHLGISAELHSRNVDPTIVKNSKCVYVEGYLWTGDETRAAAKRMVEIAQENKIPVAFTLSDAFVVNLYKESLRNFIQQNVDILFCNEVEARAMTDSDDAETAFEILSQWTEVLFLTRGAKGSWAKKKDDARVSINTFPIVPVDTTGAGDLYAAGALYGLINKRSLEESSIVGSYCASQVVTHLGARMPIHSHTEIEKILEAYAQL; from the coding sequence ATGAATTATGATCTGGTCGGGATCGGCAATGCCCTTGTGGACCTCGAAGCCAAAGTAGACGACGCCTTCATCCAACAATACTCTCTGGTCAAAGGCGGCATGACGCTTGCCAGCCCGCAAGATCAAAACACGATTTTAAAAGCTCTCGACGGTAAGACCGAAAAAATTTCCTCCGGCGGTTCCGCCGCCAACACCCTGCACGGATTCAGCGTGCTGGGAGGCAAATCCTATTATCTCGGACGCGTCGCCAACGACGACTACGGTCAACTCTACACCGAAGACATGACCGAATGCGGCGTCGGCTTTCCCGGCCCCGACGGCGAGCCTGAAGAAACCGGCACCTGCGTGGTTCTCATCACCCCGGACTCGGAGCGGACCATGCTCACGCATCTGGGAATTTCCGCCGAACTGCATTCCAGAAACGTCGACCCGACCATCGTCAAAAATTCAAAATGCGTCTATGTGGAAGGCTATCTGTGGACCGGCGACGAAACCCGGGCGGCCGCCAAACGCATGGTCGAAATCGCGCAGGAAAATAAAATCCCCGTCGCCTTCACCCTCAGCGACGCCTTTGTGGTGAATCTCTACAAGGAATCACTGCGCAACTTCATACAGCAAAACGTCGACATCCTGTTTTGCAATGAAGTCGAAGCGCGCGCCATGACCGATAGCGACGACGCCGAAACCGCATTTGAAATTCTCTCGCAATGGACCGAAGTCCTGTTCCTGACGCGAGGCGCCAAAGGCTCCTGGGCGAAAAAGAAAGACGACGCCAGAGTGTCGATCAACACCTTTCCCATCGTTCCCGTCGATACCACCGGAGCGGGCGATTTATACGCCGCAGGCGCTCTGTACGGACTCATCAACAAACGCTCGCTGGAAGAGTCTTCAATCGTAGGCTCCTATTGCGCATCGCAAGTCGTCACCCACCTCGGCGCGCGCATGCCGATCCATTCGCATACGGAAATTGAAAAAATTCTCGAAGCCTACGCCCAGTTGTAA
- the rpsI gene encoding 30S ribosomal protein S9, producing MTDEYVDRFYATGKRKEAIAKVWIQAGDGSITVNGRTLNEYFKRESLEAIVRQPLEAANTGASYDIKARVCGGGLSGQSGAVRLGIARALIEYDPNLRPTLKRAGFLTRDSRKVERKKYGQPGARKHFQFSKR from the coding sequence ATGACCGATGAATATGTAGACCGTTTTTACGCGACAGGAAAACGAAAAGAAGCGATCGCTAAAGTATGGATTCAAGCAGGCGATGGCTCTATCACCGTGAACGGTAGAACCTTGAACGAGTATTTCAAACGCGAATCCCTGGAAGCCATTGTACGGCAACCCCTGGAAGCCGCTAACACCGGCGCCTCCTACGACATTAAAGCCCGCGTATGCGGCGGCGGCCTGTCCGGTCAATCCGGCGCGGTTCGTCTTGGCATTGCTCGCGCCCTCATCGAATACGACCCCAACCTTCGCCCCACTCTGAAACGCGCAGGCTTTCTGACGCGCGACTCCAGAAAAGTGGAACGTAAAAAATACGGTCAACCTGGCGCAAGAAAACACTTCCAGTTTTCCAAGCGTTAA
- the dacB gene encoding D-alanyl-D-alanine carboxypeptidase/D-alanyl-D-alanine-endopeptidase: MRNTLHRFISIPVLSLLFFFGVHSPAVSQTSASPEAKFQNALDRILSNRCLSQKNFSVKFVSLANEEVLYSVRSDALLIPASNMKLITSAVALKTLGPDYRFMTGLYSSARIQDEVLEGDLYVKGYGDPKLVTEQLWLMAQQVRNLPLKKITGDILVDDSFFDDIRRVESWKKRAGSEAYNAPLGALSLNFNTVGVHVAPSPKVNAAPIVVIEPSVDYIHLDNRATTLPPGKRGRLIVNRLPGDRFDRITVTGQISQDQARSLHYVNITQPSYYMGSTFKDFLIRAGVEVDGDVRRDAMPNHVPLLTEFYSEPLALSLRGVNKFSNNFMAEQLVKTIGGLKEGPPGTTSKGLNVIEGYLRSLGYGQEQFKVHDGSGLTRRNRLSADLLVSVLRDMFQDWSVFPEFFGSLAVMGVDGSVEDRLKRVPESQKVRVKTGTLNFTSSLSGYLQSADGERFAFSILMNDLKCSNGRVKRIQNAMIKEALKFHRAPRQEATAPAVDSSTDEQP, translated from the coding sequence ATGAGAAATACCTTGCATCGCTTCATCAGCATTCCTGTCTTATCCTTACTTTTTTTCTTTGGCGTTCATTCGCCGGCAGTGTCGCAAACCTCCGCATCTCCTGAGGCGAAGTTTCAGAACGCGCTGGACCGGATTCTGTCCAACCGTTGTTTGAGCCAGAAAAATTTCAGCGTCAAATTCGTGTCTTTGGCGAACGAAGAGGTTTTGTATTCGGTGCGGAGCGACGCGCTTCTGATACCGGCGTCGAATATGAAACTGATCACGTCGGCGGTCGCTTTGAAAACTCTGGGGCCGGATTACCGTTTCATGACGGGTCTGTATTCGTCGGCAAGAATTCAGGATGAGGTTCTGGAGGGGGATTTGTACGTCAAGGGTTATGGCGACCCCAAGCTGGTGACGGAGCAATTGTGGTTGATGGCGCAACAGGTGCGAAATTTGCCCTTGAAGAAAATCACCGGCGATATTCTGGTCGACGACAGTTTTTTTGACGACATTCGGCGCGTGGAATCCTGGAAAAAGCGGGCCGGGTCGGAGGCCTATAACGCGCCGCTTGGAGCGTTGTCGCTGAATTTCAACACCGTCGGCGTTCATGTCGCGCCGTCTCCGAAAGTGAACGCCGCTCCCATCGTAGTGATCGAGCCGTCAGTGGATTACATCCACCTGGACAATCGTGCGACGACCCTGCCTCCCGGCAAGCGAGGGCGATTGATTGTGAATCGCCTGCCGGGGGATCGCTTTGATCGCATCACGGTGACCGGTCAGATTTCCCAGGATCAGGCGCGTTCTCTTCATTATGTGAACATCACCCAGCCCTCGTATTATATGGGATCGACCTTCAAGGATTTCCTCATCCGGGCGGGGGTGGAAGTCGACGGCGACGTGCGCCGAGATGCCATGCCGAATCACGTTCCTTTATTAACGGAGTTTTATTCAGAGCCGCTGGCCTTGAGCCTGCGCGGCGTCAACAAGTTCAGCAATAACTTCATGGCGGAACAATTGGTGAAGACCATTGGCGGCTTGAAGGAAGGGCCTCCGGGAACCACATCGAAAGGATTGAACGTGATCGAGGGCTACCTTCGATCGCTGGGCTATGGGCAGGAACAATTCAAGGTGCACGACGGTTCGGGGCTGACCCGGCGCAACCGTTTGTCTGCGGATTTGCTGGTTTCTGTATTGCGCGATATGTTTCAGGACTGGAGCGTGTTTCCCGAGTTTTTTGGTTCGCTCGCGGTGATGGGGGTGGACGGTAGCGTGGAGGATCGTTTGAAGCGAGTGCCGGAATCGCAGAAAGTGCGGGTCAAAACAGGCACGCTTAATTTTACGAGTTCCTTGTCGGGGTATTTACAATCAGCGGACGGAGAGCGGTTTGCTTTTTCGATATTGATGAATGACTTGAAGTGTTCGAACGGCAGGGTGAAGCGCATTCAGAACGCTATGATCAAAGAAGCGCTGAAATTCCACAGAGCGCCCAGACAGGAGGCGACAGCGCCTGCTGTCGATTCTTCTACGGACGAACAGCCTTAA
- a CDS encoding valine--tRNA ligase: MKIELEKQYDPHQAEDHWSRYWEENGYYRADAEQAGPPYSIVIPPPNITGSLHIGHAFNNTLQDILTRWKRMLGFNALWQPGTDHAGIATQNVVERQLRAEGTDRQTLGRDAFIERIWTWRKESGGTIERQLRKLGASLDWERNRFTMDDGLSKAVREVFVSLYEEGLIYKGDYIINWCPRCHTALSDLEVEHQEKLGALYEIRYPVKGSDEHLIIATTRPETLLGDTAVAINPEDERHTGMKGKTLILPLLNREIPIIEDAYVDLAFGTGALKVTPAHDPNDFELGRRHQLESINVLTPDAAMNENAGAYQGLDRFDCRKKIVEDLQEQGLLVSVEDHMHSVGHCYRCKTVVEPYLSKQWFVRAKPLAEPAIQAVRDGSIEIIPKFWENTYFEWMENIRDWCISRQIWWGHQIPAWFCSDCDKMTVSREDPEQCEHCGSKQIERESDVLDTWFSSALWPFSTLGWPEKTKSLETYYPTSLLCTGFDILFFWVARMVMMGLKFMGEVPFKQVYIHALVRDAEGQKMSKTKGNVIDPLAIMSEYGTDALRFTLAAFAAQGRDVKLAEDRIEGYRNFCNKIWNASRFIFMNLEDYSGTTRDLKSATLATEDRWILSRLNAASKEINQALDNFKFNEAAMALYKFIWHEFCDWYIELSKPRLFKTGDEKKSAQEILLHVLESSLRLMHPFMPFISEEIWQKLPGSSGSIMKASYPTYDEAFSDEAAEKEMELFMNVVAGVRNIRGEMNINPGLKLRILIKTGDAWALDALQKHGDAICKLARLETLECGPEIVKPKGAASSVVDGMDLFAPLEGVIDFADEKKRVEKELKKIQKEWELLDKKLSNPNFVDKAPAEVVAKDTQRKDDLAEKRERLDTHLKTVSEALG, translated from the coding sequence ATGAAAATTGAACTCGAAAAGCAATACGATCCGCATCAGGCGGAAGATCACTGGTCGCGTTACTGGGAAGAAAACGGTTATTACCGCGCCGACGCCGAACAAGCCGGCCCGCCCTACAGCATCGTCATCCCTCCGCCCAACATCACCGGATCGCTCCATATAGGCCACGCCTTCAACAACACCCTGCAGGACATTCTGACGCGCTGGAAGCGCATGCTGGGATTCAATGCGCTCTGGCAACCCGGCACCGACCATGCGGGCATCGCCACGCAAAACGTCGTTGAGCGCCAGTTGCGCGCCGAAGGAACCGACCGGCAAACACTGGGACGCGACGCCTTCATCGAACGCATCTGGACCTGGCGCAAGGAATCGGGCGGAACCATCGAACGCCAACTGCGCAAGCTCGGCGCCTCTCTCGACTGGGAGCGCAATCGCTTCACCATGGACGACGGCCTCTCCAAAGCCGTGCGCGAAGTCTTCGTCTCGCTCTACGAAGAGGGTTTGATTTACAAAGGCGACTACATCATCAACTGGTGTCCGCGTTGCCACACCGCGCTGTCCGACCTCGAGGTGGAACATCAGGAAAAGCTCGGCGCCCTTTACGAAATCCGTTATCCCGTCAAGGGAAGCGACGAACATTTGATCATCGCCACCACCCGACCGGAAACACTGCTCGGCGACACCGCCGTAGCGATCAACCCGGAAGACGAACGCCACACCGGCATGAAGGGAAAGACGCTGATCCTTCCCCTGCTCAATCGCGAGATCCCCATCATCGAAGACGCTTACGTCGATCTCGCCTTCGGCACCGGCGCGCTGAAAGTCACGCCCGCGCACGATCCGAACGACTTCGAACTCGGGCGGCGCCATCAACTCGAAAGCATCAACGTATTGACCCCCGACGCGGCGATGAATGAAAACGCAGGCGCCTACCAGGGACTCGACCGTTTCGACTGCCGCAAAAAAATCGTCGAGGACTTGCAGGAACAAGGTCTGCTCGTCAGCGTGGAAGACCACATGCATTCCGTCGGCCATTGCTACCGCTGTAAAACCGTCGTCGAGCCGTATCTCTCCAAACAATGGTTCGTGAGAGCGAAACCTCTGGCGGAACCGGCGATCCAGGCGGTGCGCGACGGCTCTATCGAAATCATTCCGAAATTCTGGGAGAACACTTATTTCGAATGGATGGAAAATATCCGCGACTGGTGCATCTCACGGCAAATCTGGTGGGGACACCAGATCCCCGCGTGGTTCTGTAGCGACTGCGACAAGATGACCGTCTCGCGCGAAGACCCGGAGCAATGCGAACATTGCGGCTCGAAGCAAATTGAACGCGAAAGCGACGTGCTCGACACCTGGTTCAGTTCCGCGCTGTGGCCCTTCTCGACGCTCGGCTGGCCGGAGAAAACCAAATCGCTGGAAACCTATTACCCCACCTCCCTGCTCTGCACCGGATTCGACATTTTATTTTTCTGGGTCGCGCGCATGGTCATGATGGGATTGAAATTCATGGGAGAGGTTCCCTTCAAGCAAGTCTATATTCACGCTCTGGTGCGCGACGCTGAAGGTCAGAAAATGAGCAAGACCAAGGGCAACGTCATCGACCCTCTCGCCATCATGAGCGAATACGGAACCGACGCCCTGCGCTTCACCCTCGCCGCCTTCGCCGCGCAGGGACGCGACGTGAAACTGGCGGAAGATCGCATCGAAGGCTACCGCAACTTCTGCAACAAAATCTGGAACGCTTCGCGTTTCATCTTCATGAATCTGGAAGACTATTCCGGTACGACCCGCGACTTGAAGAGCGCGACGCTGGCAACGGAGGACCGCTGGATTCTCAGCCGCCTCAACGCCGCATCGAAAGAGATCAATCAGGCGCTCGATAATTTCAAGTTCAACGAAGCGGCGATGGCGCTGTACAAATTCATCTGGCACGAGTTCTGCGACTGGTACATCGAGTTGAGCAAGCCGCGCCTGTTCAAAACCGGAGACGAAAAAAAATCCGCGCAGGAAATCCTCCTACACGTACTTGAAAGCAGTCTGCGATTGATGCATCCTTTCATGCCTTTCATCTCCGAAGAAATCTGGCAGAAACTGCCCGGCTCCAGCGGAAGCATCATGAAAGCCTCGTACCCGACTTACGATGAAGCCTTCAGCGACGAAGCGGCGGAGAAGGAAATGGAACTGTTCATGAACGTCGTCGCCGGAGTGCGCAACATTCGCGGCGAGATGAACATCAACCCCGGACTGAAATTGCGTATCCTGATCAAAACCGGAGACGCCTGGGCGCTCGACGCCCTGCAAAAGCACGGCGACGCGATCTGCAAGCTGGCCCGTCTTGAAACGCTGGAATGCGGCCCGGAAATCGTCAAGCCCAAAGGCGCCGCCTCATCAGTGGTCGACGGGATGGACCTGTTCGCGCCCCTGGAAGGCGTCATTGATTTCGCCGATGAGAAAAAACGGGTTGAAAAAGAATTGAAGAAAATTCAGAAAGAATGGGAATTGCTCGATAAGAAATTGTCCAATCCCAATTTTGTCGACAAGGCCCCCGCCGAAGTGGTGGCAAAAGACACGCAACGAAAAGACGATCTGGCAGAGAAGCGGGAACGCCTCGACACGCACCTGAAAACGGTGTCCGAAGCGCTTGGCTAA
- a CDS encoding N-acetyl-gamma-glutamyl-phosphate reductase, producing the protein MYKIGVAGATGYTGVELLRILSRHPDVDIVRLTSETYQGQRIDEVFPSLRGFVDITLEPLSADTARGLDILFLALPHTAAMDKAPGFLSGNCRLVDLSADFRLKDPAVFETWYKTPHVHPELLKEAVYGLPELYRESIKTAKLLANPGCYPTSVILGLAPLLGKGWIDESAIISDSKSGASGAGRKASQTTQFAEVNEGISAYAAPNHRHTPEIEQEISALVGREIGVTFTPHLMPMTRGILSTIYAPLKRKTTQAEAQAHYAKFYQDEPFVRVLPPGAYAGTRFVSGSNFCDVGLHVDERNQRLIITSAIDNLIKGASGQAVQNMNIMLGLNEKAGIDFAPIYP; encoded by the coding sequence ATGTATAAAATCGGCGTTGCAGGGGCCACCGGTTACACCGGTGTGGAACTCCTGCGAATACTATCACGACATCCCGACGTAGACATCGTCCGACTGACCTCTGAAACCTATCAGGGTCAGCGCATCGACGAGGTCTTTCCTTCGCTTCGCGGCTTCGTCGACATCACGCTCGAACCCTTGAGCGCCGACACCGCCAGGGGACTGGACATTCTCTTCCTGGCTCTGCCGCACACGGCGGCGATGGACAAGGCTCCCGGTTTTCTTTCCGGGAACTGCCGACTCGTGGATTTGAGCGCAGACTTTCGACTGAAAGACCCCGCCGTTTTCGAAACCTGGTACAAGACCCCGCATGTGCATCCCGAATTGTTGAAGGAAGCCGTCTACGGACTGCCCGAACTGTATCGCGAATCCATCAAAACCGCGAAACTGCTGGCCAACCCGGGCTGTTACCCGACCAGCGTCATTTTGGGGCTGGCGCCTCTGCTCGGCAAAGGCTGGATCGACGAAAGCGCGATCATCTCCGATTCCAAGTCCGGAGCGTCCGGAGCGGGACGCAAGGCTTCGCAGACCACGCAATTCGCGGAAGTCAACGAAGGCATCTCCGCTTACGCCGCGCCCAATCATCGACACACGCCGGAGATTGAACAGGAAATTTCAGCGCTGGTGGGGCGCGAGATCGGCGTCACCTTCACGCCACACCTGATGCCCATGACGCGCGGCATCCTGAGCACGATTTATGCGCCCTTGAAGCGCAAGACCACGCAAGCGGAAGCGCAGGCGCATTACGCAAAGTTTTATCAAGACGAGCCGTTCGTTCGCGTTCTCCCGCCGGGAGCCTACGCCGGAACGCGCTTTGTCTCAGGATCCAATTTCTGCGACGTCGGCCTGCATGTCGACGAGCGCAATCAACGACTGATTATCACCTCGGCCATCGACAACCTCATCAAGGGCGCGTCGGGTCAGGCCGTACAAAATATGAACATCATGCTGGGACTGAACGAAAAAGCCGGTATCGACTTCGCTCCCATCTATCCATAA
- the pepF gene encoding oligoendopeptidase F has product MNAPVNYKSRDDIPEDSTWDLSNLYSADDRWEKEVAELESRVEGYAAFKGTFAKGAASIQSCIEFDAECMRQLDRVYTYAHLRNDEDKTKVSRQEQFEKAVNIATRLSQARSFIDSELMSIPADEMAKNLESESLKPYKLYLEKILRYREHTLSEQEEYLLASSMDMARAAREGFDMLDNADLKLGSVTDAEGVETIITHGNFQSLLQSYDRDLRKNSFHTFYEAYQNHSFTYGALLAGSVKKDLFYARARRYSGAREQALFSENISADVYDNLIASVHANLEPLYKYFDIRKRLLKLDELRVYDTLVPLVDNVEWNMSYEDAVEKIDSALQPLGADYVAILKQGLLNQRWVDRYESPGKRSGAYSSGCYDSNPYILMNYREDNINSVYTLIHEAGHSMHSYYSRKNQPYLDADYTIFVAEVASTFNEALLTRKLLEETTDPQMKIYLLCREIDNFRGTLYRQTMFAEFEREIHAAAESGVPLTADYFKSVYKKLLSLYFGRNVTLDECLSLECFRIPHFYFSFYVYKYATGISAAYALADRVSQGGKSELEDYLNFLRSGGSKYPIDLLKDAGVDMTSPQPVDAALTKFSDLVNQLETLTSQST; this is encoded by the coding sequence ATGAACGCTCCAGTAAACTACAAGTCACGCGACGACATCCCCGAAGATTCCACCTGGGATCTTTCCAACCTTTATTCCGCCGATGATCGCTGGGAAAAGGAAGTCGCCGAATTGGAATCGCGCGTTGAGGGCTATGCCGCGTTCAAGGGAACCTTCGCTAAAGGCGCCGCCAGCATTCAATCCTGCATCGAATTCGACGCCGAATGCATGCGCCAGCTCGACCGGGTTTACACCTACGCGCATTTGCGCAACGACGAAGACAAGACCAAGGTCTCGCGACAGGAACAATTCGAAAAAGCCGTCAACATCGCGACCCGACTCTCGCAGGCGCGCAGTTTCATCGACTCCGAACTGATGTCGATACCAGCGGACGAAATGGCGAAGAATCTCGAATCCGAATCGTTGAAACCCTATAAATTGTATTTGGAAAAAATTCTACGTTACCGCGAGCACACCCTGTCCGAGCAGGAAGAGTATCTTTTGGCTTCTTCGATGGACATGGCCCGCGCCGCGCGCGAAGGCTTCGACATGCTCGACAACGCCGATTTAAAACTCGGCTCCGTCACCGACGCCGAAGGCGTCGAGACCATCATCACGCACGGCAATTTCCAAAGTCTCCTGCAAAGCTATGACCGCGACCTGAGAAAAAACTCCTTCCATACGTTTTACGAAGCCTATCAGAACCACAGCTTCACCTATGGCGCCTTGCTGGCAGGAAGCGTGAAGAAGGATTTGTTCTACGCCCGCGCCCGACGCTATTCGGGAGCCAGAGAGCAGGCGCTGTTTTCGGAAAACATATCCGCAGACGTTTACGACAATCTCATCGCCAGCGTGCACGCGAACCTGGAACCGCTCTACAAGTATTTCGACATCAGAAAACGTTTATTGAAGCTCGACGAATTACGCGTTTACGACACGCTCGTGCCGCTCGTCGACAACGTCGAATGGAACATGTCCTACGAAGACGCCGTCGAGAAAATCGACTCCGCCCTGCAACCGCTGGGCGCGGATTATGTCGCGATTCTGAAACAGGGATTATTGAATCAACGCTGGGTGGACCGTTACGAATCTCCAGGAAAACGGAGCGGCGCCTATTCGTCGGGATGTTACGATTCCAACCCCTACATTCTGATGAATTACCGCGAGGACAATATCAATAGCGTGTACACTTTGATCCATGAAGCCGGTCATTCGATGCATTCCTATTACTCCCGAAAAAACCAGCCTTATCTGGACGCCGACTACACGATCTTTGTCGCCGAAGTCGCTTCGACGTTTAACGAAGCCCTTCTCACCCGCAAACTGCTTGAGGAAACGACCGACCCTCAAATGAAGATTTATTTATTGTGCAGGGAAATCGACAATTTTCGCGGCACTCTGTACCGTCAAACCATGTTCGCAGAATTCGAAAGGGAGATACACGCCGCCGCAGAATCGGGCGTTCCTCTGACCGCCGACTACTTTAAAAGTGTTTACAAAAAGCTATTATCGTTGTATTTTGGTAGAAACGTCACCTTAGACGAATGCCTGTCGCTCGAATGCTTTCGCATCCCGCATTTTTATTTCAGCTTTTATGTTTATAAGTACGCGACAGGCATCTCCGCCGCCTACGCCCTTGCCGACCGCGTATCGCAGGGCGGCAAATCTGAGCTTGAGGATTACCTGAATTTTCTTCGCTCCGGAGGTTCCAAATACCCCATCGATTTGCTCAAGGACGCCGGGGTGGATATGACATCCCCACAGCCCGTGGATGCGGCATTAACTAAATTTTCCGACTTGGTCAACCAACTAGAAACTTTAACTTCCCAATCAACATGA